The genomic region ATAAAATTAATATTCTTTCTCTAATTTGAGCATTTTCATTTTCATTCATTTCTTTAAGTAATTTTCTTTTTTGCTCTTTAGACAGATGATTTTTGGCTGGCATTGGGGGTTATATTCCTAAAAATACTTAATCTTTTATTATACAATCAAGCTGCGTAGCAGCTTATAATCTTGAAGTGTTTGAAAATATTTTTTATCAGTTGCATGATTCACTAAACTGGTTAAGCTCATCGTATAGACTCTCTCCTTTCGGCATTTTTCCGATCAAAAGCAATCCATTCATCTTTTGTCATCCGGCGAACATTTTGTATCCGTTGAAATGCCCAATTATTGTATTCCATATTCAGATCACAGCCCATCCACTGTCGATTGAGTTGTTCTGCAACCACGAGCGTTGTTCCTGAACCTGAAAATGGATCAATCACTAAATCTCCTTCATTGGAAGACGCAAGAACTAACTTTCTTAATAGCTCTTCAGGTTTTTGTGTAGGGTGAGGTGTTGTTTCACCCATGCCATTACAAGTAGTAGGAATCTCGATTACATCTTTAGGTTTTGCACCTTTAGGATTAGGTGTCCAATTATCACGTTTCTTCTTTGCTCCTTTTCCGTAAGCACTCGTTTCTGCTTGTGGGTGAGAGGGATATTTCAACGTATGTGCGCCATAGGGAATTCGTACATCATCGATGTTAAGTTTAACTGGATTAGATTTACGAAAATGAATAATACTTTCATGGGAACGTCCCCAATCACGACCTAAATTTGCTTTATTCTTGTAATGCCAAATTAACCAACGGCAACTTTTGAAATACTTTGATGCTGGATGCTTTAGATCCGCTAAGATTTCAGAAAAACCACAAATGTAGAGAGAACCCGTTGATTTCAAAATACGGGAAACTTCACTGATCCATTGAAGCGACCAATCAATGTACTGCTCTTGATTCTCGAAATTATCCCAGTCAGCTTTCTTAATGTTGTAGGGCGGATCAGCAAAAACTAAATCAATACTCTCAGAATCAAGGGATTTAAGCCAATCAATGGAATCACCTTGATAAAGTTGCCCATGAGGGTGTGAATATTGCAGTTGAAATGCTGTAGTTAAAGGTTTTGATGCTGGCTTCGTAATTCGCTGTGTTTCAACAATTTCTAGGGAAATTTGCGTCATACCTATAGGCTGATCAGAACTGACCAATGTTAGTTATTCCTCGCTATTCTGCTAACAACTAGGAACTGATTATCGAAAATTTTGGGTTTAAAACCCCTAAGTTCCACTTAGGCTTTTTATTCTATTCTAGTTTAGGGTATACTAAAGAAGTGATCGTGAGCAACAAAAACAATGAAACTAAGGTATCAATATAGAATCTACCCAACAGACCAACAAAAGAGGCTAATGTCTCAATTGTTTGGTTGTTGTCGGGTAGTTTTTAACGATGCCTTGGCTTACTGTCAAGAACAATACCGTGCGGGTAACAAAAAACCTTCT from Planktothrix sp. FACHB-1365 harbors:
- a CDS encoding site-specific DNA-methyltransferase, yielding MVSSDQPIGMTQISLEIVETQRITKPASKPLTTAFQLQYSHPHGQLYQGDSIDWLKSLDSESIDLVFADPPYNIKKADWDNFENQEQYIDWSLQWISEVSRILKSTGSLYICGFSEILADLKHPASKYFKSCRWLIWHYKNKANLGRDWGRSHESIIHFRKSNPVKLNIDDVRIPYGAHTLKYPSHPQAETSAYGKGAKKKRDNWTPNPKGAKPKDVIEIPTTCNGMGETTPHPTQKPEELLRKLVLASSNEGDLVIDPFSGSGTTLVVAEQLNRQWMGCDLNMEYNNWAFQRIQNVRRMTKDEWIAFDRKNAERRESIR